The Ehrlichia chaffeensis str. Arkansas DNA segment ATATACAATAATACTTTATCCTCTTTAAGCGAGCATAATATTGAAGAATCAATTACAAAAAAAATCATAAAATTAAAATTTTTGACTGTTTCCCTTGATATAATACACCTAACAAATAGTTCAAATTTACCTTTATTAACTGTAGGAAAAATATACTTCCAGCTAAGATCATTATTAAACTTTAGCCGTATACGTGACCTTGCAGCACACATGGAATCAAACTCTTCATATTGGCAACGCATCGCTATTAGAAATCTACTTGATGACTTAAATGACTACCAGTTTATAATCACAGAAAGTATTTTAAAACAGGTAGAACCTACACTATCATTAGCAGTAAAATTGGATAAAGTACACAGCATAATTAATGACATAATTCAAAGTTGGTATATCAAAAATCAAGAAAAGCTGAACAGATATTATAATTTTTTAAATGAAATAAACACAACTCAACTTGATTTAAGTAAATTAATGCTTATAATAAAATCTCTTGATATGTTTATTAATTAAAACAATTCCAAATGTTTAGTGTTGGTATATCGGAAATTATTGTCATAATCCTAGTAGTATGCCTAGTAATTGATCCGAAAAAGCTTCCCTTTTTAGCAAAGAACTTAGGAGTTTATTACAAAAAATTTATAGATACAAAAGGAGAAGTGCTTAACTATTTTAATAAGTTTTACATGGACTGCATAGAAGAACAAAATGATAAAGTGACTATTAAAGAAATAGTAGGAAATGATGGAAAAGTATATAAAAGTTATGAAATAAAAAAAATATCAAGTAAAAAAGAAGACATATGACTGCAAAAGTATTAATAGTAGATGACTTACCTGCAAATATAAAATTGTTGCAAGCTAAGCTCATGAGTGAATATTATAACGTTCTAACAGCAACAAATGGGATGGATGCAATTAAAATTGCTGAAGAAAAACATCCAGACATAATACTATTAGATGTTATGATGCCAGAAATGGATGGATATGAAACTTGCAAGAGATTAAAATCTAATCCAGAAACTACATATATTCCAATAGTCATGGTTACAGCTCTTGATAATACATCAGACAATAGAGTTAGTGGTCTCAGCTATGGCGCAGATGATTTCTTAACAAAACCTATAAATGACACAGCTTTATTTGCACGTATCAGATCATTAACAAGATTCAAGATGGTTATAGACGAATTACGATTAAGAGGAAAAACAAATGCAGATATGAGTTTATTACACAATAATATGATGGACTATGCAAATAAAATTGACGATGCTAGCATCTTAATTGTTGATGAAGATATGATAAGATCTGAGCATATAAATAACGTTTTACAAAAGTCTTTCCAACAAACTGTAGTTTCACATAATATAGATCAAGCATTAACCCTAAGTAATACACAAAACTATGACTTAATCATTATTGATCTAGAATTTTCTGGAGATGGATTGAGGTTGTGCTCACAACTACGTAACAAAATAGAAACACGCTATACTCCTATTCTAGTATTACTTGATGAAAATGAGGATCCAAAATTATTAAGTAAAGCTTTTGACATAGGAATCCACGACTACATTACAAACCCTATAGACAGTAACGAGCTTATTGCAAGGGTAAACGTACAGGTAAAAAGGAAGAGATATCAAGATGCTTTAAGAATCAATGTAGATAACAGCATGGCAATGGCTATAACTGATCCTCTCACAGGGTGCTATAACAGACGATACTTTGATATGCATTTTCATAACATAGTAAATGAATCACTACAAAAAGATAAAAATCTATCTTTAATGATATTAGATATTGACCATTTTAAAGAAGTCAATGATACATTTGGACATACTGTTGGAGATGAGCTATTGCAACAGTTTAAAAAACGTGTATCAGACAATATACGCATTACAGACCTATTAGCAAGATTTGGTGGAGAAGAATTTGTTGTAATATTACCAGATACAACAATTACTACAGCAGAACAAATAGCTACAAGAATTCTTTCTGTAATAGAAGAAACTCCTTTTAAAACAAGTATAGGTGATATAAACAAAACCGTCAGTATTGGTGTAGTTGAAGTACAACAGTCTGACATTAATAATATAAAACAACTAGTAGACAGGGCTGATAAGTGCCTATATGAAGCAAAAAATACAGGAAGAAACAAAGTTGTCACATATCTATCATAGACAAAACGTTGTTTATAGTACTTGTACTTTGTAAATCATATTTGATTTACAAAGTACCTACACATATCACATATCACATATCACATATCACATATCACATATCACATATCACATATCACATATCACATATCACATATCACATATCACATATCACATATCACATATTAAGATTATAAATACTTCAATGTAAAAAAACATAAGATTTTAAAATATACAATGCATTCATAACATCGTATAATTACAACCAGAAAACTTTATATGACTTTTACATATTTGCTTTTAATTAATTAGACTCCCCCCAACTTTAAGCTTTACTTGTAGCTTAGTAAACATATATATTTTAGAATATCTATATTTATCAATAAACTACTTCACACTCTATAGCAATAAAGTATATTTAAGCAGTAATATAGTACTTTACCTAACATATATAACAACAGTAGTACAAACCTTACATCTAAATTTGGTGTTAATGAAGTAATAATATACAGTAAAGCTGTAGATTTTCAACATTAAGTCTATACATCTTTATGAGTAACGTAAGTTACATTAATATACAATTTATAACAATTTCTCTAACTGCATAATTGCATCTTTCATATAAGATGGAACAGGAACAGTAAAGTCTATTTTTTTTTCTCCTATGTTAATCGATAAAAAATATGCATGTAATTGTAAGTTATCATTTAATACATGTTCACAAAATTTTCCGTATTTCTTATCCCCAATAATAGAACATCCAATATGTGAAAGGTGTATTCTAATTTGATGTTTTCTTCCAGTAATAGGTTTCAATTCAAGTAATCCAATACCATAAGGCAATTTCTTCAATACAGAAAACGAAGTAACAGCTTCTTGTAAATATGAATCATTAACTTTATCTAAAGAAAGACTACGTTTGTTTTTAATAATAGAATGATTAATCTGTCCAATATCATTCTTTGGAATCCCTTGGGTTAATGCCAGATATTTCTTTTCTACCCTTCTATTTTTAAACTCATGCATAATTAATCTGGATATTCTTGCATTACGCGCTAACATCAAAATACCACTAGTATCTTTGTCTAATCTATGAACAATTTTCATAGATTCTCCATCTCTAATTTTATCAACAATATCACTAATACTAATCTTAACTTTAGTACCACCTTGAACAGAAATGCCTGCAGGTTTATTAATAATCAACACGTCATCATCTTCATATACAACACTATTACGGATCAAATGAACTAGAAAATCACTATCAGCTTTACAAATTTTTCTAATTTGTTTCCTTTCATAAATGACTCTATCATATCTTACACAAATTACATTTCCAGCTTTAATTCTTACATCAGACTTCACTTTTGTATTATCAAGTAGCACTACACCTTTACGTAAAAATTTCTCAACTAAAGACTGGGGAATTTTTAATATCCTTCTAATAAACTTATCTATCCTTATATTATGATCATCTTCCTCTACGATATAATACTTACTCATCACTATCCAAACTTTTAAAACAACATACAAAGAATCACTAACTTTCAAAAAACTCTAAATCTACACGTAAACTAAATATATATTGCTGCACATTACCTACTAATTTCCATTACGTCTACTATTACCCATGGTGATCTAATCTTTTAAATAGCATCACCAACTCTTTAAAACCTAACCTACACTAAAGCTAAACACAGATTTAAACAAAACATTCTTCAGTTTCTATTAATATACTATTCTATATAAAGTAAATTCTTTACAAAAAAATCACATGATATACTAACTACTAAAGCAAGCATCCAATTTTACAAATAGATCATAAACAAAATTTCTATCACAATTTAAAACTATTACATAAGAAAAACAAAACAAGATATTGCAATATTATTTATCATTATTAAATTTCGTTCTTAAATAATCACATAAGGTAAAATTACTAGCTATAAATAAATCATTATCACATACAACCTTACCTTTACTTTCTTCAATAAACAATTTTCCAACAGCAGCTTGATATTTATTAAGATTAGAATAAATTAACGCATCATAAGATGCTGAACATAAATAAGAAAAACCTAAAGTCATGGATCCCATAGCACGTATTATAACAGCTTGGGAATTAAGTTGTTTATCAATCATACCAACATTAAGATGCGTAATAACAAAATCAATTACAGCCCTACTTATACTTTGTTTATTACCTACATGCATCTTGATATAACGAGATTGCACATTTTCTGAAAAAGCACCTACTCCTTTTTCTACATAAAAAGTCTCTTTTAGTATTGGAGCATCAATTACAGCAGCAACGGGCTCTCCTTGACGAAAAAAAGCAATTAGTGTAGCAAAATAAGGTAAATAATTTATAAAATTAGTTCTACTATCTATTGGGTTAACAAACCAAAAATTTTCTCCAACATCAGATGCATCTCTAGTATCATCAAATATAATCCCATAGTCTTGTCGGTAATTATACAGTCCATCAGTAATAATTTTTTTTGATCTCAAATAAGCAGATCTAGTAAAATTACTTGCAGTGGTATAAGAAGATTGCATATACCTAATTTCACTAAAATCTCTGATTAAAGCCCTAGATGATTGTCTCGCTGACTTTAACATAATATTAGTAACAGAAGAAAAAATTACAGACATCCACAACCTCTTACTTTAAATACGGTTTTATAATATCAATTAGTTACTCAACATATAATAGACTTAATAATTACCCACGCACATTTTTATTTCTAACATTTCCTTAGACATCAACACACAAGAGATACCACCTCAGCATATGCTGCAACATATTCTTCTATAAAACACAAATGCTAAATATATTTATCCCTTTGCTCGCTCATAATAGCTATCATCTGGAGTATAAACAACTATTCTATCCCCAGGTTTAATAAAAGTAGGAACACTAATACGTTGATTATTTTCTAACATTGCTACTTTATAAGCAGATGAAGAAACTGTCTGTCCTTTAATGACAGCCTCGGTTTCAACCACTTGAAGAGTTACATAATCTGGTACTTTAGCAGATATTATTTCTCCATTGTAGAATACTAAAGTAATAATAATATTATCTTGCAAGTATATACTTTTATCACCCAATATATCTTTGCTAATTGTAAGCTGCTCATAAGTTTTAAGGTGCATGATAGTAATCATTGACCCATCACCATAGATATATTGATAATCAGATTCATCAACAATAGCTCGTTTTATATCTCCATCTGCACGAAACCTTTCATATTGTTTAGCACCAGTTTTTAAATTCTTCATTTCAGCTTGTATATAGGCACCACCTTTACCTGGCTGAGTATGCATAACTTTTACAACTAAATACAAAGCATTATTATGTTCTAATACATGCCCAGGCCTAATATCACTACCTCTTTCTGCCATTCCTTATAAACAAAAAATTATAACTCTGAAATTCTATTCCTAAAGCATAAGTAATTCAAGAAAAATAAACATCCATAGCAACTTTAATCACAAGTAAATTTCATGATTCACCACTTTTATAAAGGTCTTATTTTATATTAACCTACCAATGATCAACACAACATAACCACTATATAAATAACAACAAACTTAGGTAAGATTTAAGAATAAATATAACCTTAACTAATAAGTCACTATTCTTATATTGATATTAACAATTTTATTACTTATAATGAGCAAATTAGTGGTGTATTATTTATATATCAACATAACTCATCAGTCATAAATTTTAACGTTTAAAAAGTAAAATTGATAATTACAACCTTCAATATTCAAATATACAATTTTCATATTTCAGTTAGTATGTTACAATCTTTACAAAAAATATGTTAGATTTCGAACTCACTGTACAGAATCTATATACTAGAGAAGGCTTAGTCAAATTAGATAACCTATTCTTATCATACCTACAGTCTAATAATCAAGATCTATATGAAATATTAATTAAAGAACGCCAGAATAATACTAAAGCTGACAATACACCATATATTATAGAACTTTCATATATACTTGAGCATTTCATAACACAATTATTTAAGATTGAGGACGAAATAATAATACAACGTAATAAACATAAAGAGTTCTCAGAAATATATAAATGTAAAAGACTATTTATACAACGCTATGCTCTTAAAAAATACCCAGACATCAACAGCTTAAATATATCAGAAACAATACAACAAATCAGTCAGCTATTTCAATTACCTATTCAAGAGAAAAAATTTGCTCAACAAGTATTACTATGGTTTGAAGATCAAGAAAAGTATTCAGAAAACTTAGACATTACAGCTAAATATGCTGCATACATGGTACATTCGAAATCAAATAGTATCTTATTCAACATACCAAATAAAATAGATTTTTCAAACCTAGTCCATACAACAACAACAACTATCAATAATGATACAACTGCCATGATGTCAGAACACATCAAACGCAGAGATGGCTTTAATCTTACCCATACACAACCTACTTTATATCAAGCTTTAAATAATTGTCACTACTGCATTTTTTGCCACAAACAAAATAAAGACAGTTGCTCAAAAGGATTACTAGAAAACAACAATACATTTAAAAAATCAATATTATCAACAGAATTGCATGGTTGTCCTTTAGAAGAAAAAATATCAGAAATGAATCTAGTAAAATCTCAAGGGTACACTATAGCAGCATTAGCAATTGCTATGATTGATAATCCACTATGTGTTTTAACAGGATACCACATTTGCAACGACTGTACTAAATCATGCATTTACCAAAAACAAGATCCTGTTAATATTCCAATGGTTGAAACTCAAATTGTAAATAATGTACTTGCTTTAAGTTATGGATTTGAAATATATTCATTACTCACGCGGTGGAATCCTATAAACTTTGAACGACATCTACCCCAAATTAGTACAAACAAAAATGTGCTTGTTATAGGATTAGGACCAGCAGGAATTAATCTATCACATCACCTTTTAAATGATGGACATACTGTTGTTGCAATAGATGGATTAAAAATTGAACCTTTACCACAACATATTTCTGGAGTTACTCAATTTGGTGAAAAAACAGAATTCAAATTAATTAAAAATGTAGAAACAGAATTATACGAAAACTTAAGTGAACGCATACCTCATGGATTTGGAGGAGTATCTGAATATGGAATTACTGCAAGATGGGATAAAAATTATTTAAAAATAGCAAGGTTAATACTAGAACGAAGAAAAAATTTTGCAATGTATGGAGGAATAAGATTTGGTAGCACATTGACAATAGAAAATGCCTTTGAAATGGGATTTCATCATATTGCCATTGCAACAGGATCTGGTAGTCCAAATATGATTAACGTACATAATTCTTTAGTACGAGGGGTACGTATGGCATCAGATTTTTTAATGTCATTACAACTAACCGGCGCTGCAAGAACAAATTCAATTGCAAACTTACAAATTAGACTACCAATTATTATAATAGGCGGAGGATTAACAGCAATAGATACAGCAACAGAAGCTCTTGCATATTATCCATTACAAGTAGAAAAATTCCTCACAAGATATGAAACATTAATACAAATTTATGGAAAATCATATATAGAAAAAAACTGGACAGAAGAAGAAAAACTTATTGCAAATGAATTTTTAAATCATGCAATTCAAATCAGAGAAGAAAAAATATTAGCAAAAACAGAAAATAGAGAAGCAAAAATTATAGAGCTACTACAACTATGGGGAGGAGTTACTATTGTTTATAGAAATAAGTTATCAGATGCACCAAGCTACAAATTAAACAGCGATGAAATAAACAACGCACTAGCAGAAGGAATATATTTCATTGAAAATTTACAACCATATGAAATAAATATTGATCAATACAATCATGTAAGTAATATCACATTGATTGATCAATATAATAACAAAAAAACGCTTTTTACAAAAACTATTATAATAGCAGCAGGAACTAAACCAAACTTAGTTAGTATAAAAGAAAACCAACAATTTCGGGTACTAGGTCAAGATTTTACTCATACCTTTGACTTACAAGGTAACAATATAGAAATCACTACATCCCCAAAACCTACAAAAAAAGATAGTATATTCATATCACCTGATAAAAAAATTAGTATTTTTGGAGATCTACATCTACCATATAGAGGCAGCGTAGTCAAAGCAATGGCAAGCGCTAAAAATGGGTATCCAATCATAACCCAAGCATTAAAACAATGCTTACCAATAAAAGATAACCTATCACTAACAAAATTAAATCATAAATTAATAGCACATATAGTAGACATAAAACACATTACAAAAACTATCACCAAACTTACCATATCAGCCCCTCTTGCAGCAGCTAACTTCAAACCTGGACAGTTTTACAGATTACAAAACTTTGAGTGTAATAGTTTGAACATAGAAAATACACAATTCGCAATAGAAAGCTTAGCATTAACAGGAGTTTCTGTAGATAAAAATAAAGGATTAATCTCAACTATAGTACTTAACACAGGAGGATCTAGTCATCTATGTAATTACCTTAAAAAAAACGAACCTATTATTTTTATGGGCCCTACTGGAGCTCCAACAGAAATTCCCCATAATCAAAACATAATTTTAATAGGTGGAGGAGTAGGAAATGCTGTCCTATTCTCAATAGGTAAAGCATTATTATCAAATAATTGTAAAGTTCTATATTTCGCAGGATATAAAAAATTAGAAGATGTATTTGAACCATCATCCATAGAAGAGTCATCAAGTACTGTAGTATGGTGTTGCGATGAAAAAAGGATTGAACCAAAAAGAACCCAAGACAAATCTTATCGTGGTAATATAATTGATGCCATAATTCAATATAACAATCACCTATCACAAGACGTTGACATACCTCTATATTCTATAGATAGAATTCTTATCATTGGTTCAAGCCATATGATGGATGCAGTATCACATGCTATATTTAATCAATTGCGCACTTTTTTTAAAAAAGAGATCAAAGTTATAGCTTCTATTAATTCTCCCATGCAATGCATGATGAAAGAAATATGCGCTCAATGCCTACAAAAACACATTGATCCTATAACAAAGCAAGAAAATTTTGTATATAGTTGCAATAATCAAGATCAGTATGCAAATTATGTAGATTTCAATTTCTTAAACGAAAGACTTAAACAAAATAGCTTACAAGAAAAATGTACTAAACACTGGATAGATTACTGCACACATAAGTTACCCTCAAAAACATAATTCGTACAAATACAAGTTAAGTATCAATACCCTTAAGTTTACACAATAACTTAAGTCCTACAAATTCCACACCTTACTAAACTTAATCAGATGTACTAAAAAACTGAGATATTATTTGAACATTAAAAGTAGGCACATAATATTTTCCCTATAAACTTACATAACATTCGATTTTTAATTACATTAATCCTATAAACTACAAACTTTTTATTTCATATTGCAAAAACTACTAAGTAATGACCATAAGAAATCCTATATTTTCATAAACATTAAACATAAAAATGCCAGTAACCTAATTTAGCAAATTCAATCATAAAAATTGGAACTTACATCTTTAGCTGAAAATAACACATACCAACAAAATTATGTAAAAATTCAAAATTGCAACAATATTTCCCAAATTATATAAATTTATCAAATATTAATTGCATAAAATACTGCAAAGTTTATAATCCTTCAAAAAGTCTGGGGTTGAGTAATGCTTTATAATTTTATTCATAATATCCATAAAGAGGGATATATATTTATAATGATATCATTTCTTGCGTCTTGCATTGGATTTGCTATTTCTTGTAGCTTAGGAATAATTTGTTTAGTCATATCATTGCTATGTATATATTTTTTCCGTGATCCTATACGTATGGTGCCAGAAGGAGATGATCTCATTACTAGTCCAGCTGATGGGTTAATATTAGATATTAAAGAAGTGAACTCTCCTATAGATGATTCTACACAAGTAGTATGCATTAGTATTTTTCTAAATGTGTTGAACGTTCATGTCAATAGAATTCCTGTTTCTGGAACTATTAAGGCTACAGAGTACATACCAGGGAGGTTCATATCAGCTTCACTAAATAAATCAAGCGAATTAAACGAGAGACAAAGATTAATTATTGAATCCAAAATTGACAACCGTTCAATTATTGTAGATCAAATCGCAGGATTAATAGCACGACGCATAGTATGCAACGTTTCTGAAGGTCAACAAGTTAATTCTGGAGAAAGATTTGGTATTATTAGGTTTGGTAGTCGAGTTAATTTATATCTACCATTAAATACTCACATATCAGTGTTTAAGGGACAAACAGTAATAGGTGGAGAAACTATTTTAGCATATTTACAAGACGCTCCTAAACAATTAACAGTTAAGTCTATATAATAATATGAAAGAGGAGCAGAGTAGCAAATTTTTTCCTATTACTAGGTTATTTCCTAATATAGTAACCCTATTAGGTTTATGTGCTGGCCTGACTTCTATAAAATTTACTTTTATTGGTAAATGGGAATCTGCTGTAATGTTCATCATTATAGCAGCACTCATAGATGGAATGGATGGTAGAATTGCTAGATTTCTCAATTCTACAAGCGGCTTCGGTGCTCAGCTTGATTCTTTTGCAGATTTTTTAAATTTTGGAGTTGCTCCAGCATTTTTATTGTATTTTTGGTCTCTTAAGCAAATAAAAGTCATAGGATGGATGCTAGTAATGATGTTCGTCATTTGCATGTCAATCAGACTTGCAAGATTCAATGTGTCCTTATATGAAGAAAAAAAATTAGATTGGCACAAATTTTTCTTCGTAGGAGTACCTGCTCCATTAGGAGCAGTACTGTCATTAATTCCAATAATGTTGACCTTTTACTACCATGATAATCATTGGTTAGTTACAAATTTATCTGATCAAAATAATGTAGCAATATACTTTGCCGTTATTGCATTTTTATTAGTTAGCAACATTCCTACATTTTCTGCAAAACATATTTATATACCAAAAAATCTATCTTATATATTTATTCTACTGTTTGGCATATTCATTGTATTTGCAATAACAAAACCATGGATTACATTTCCAGTTGTTGGAATGATGTATATATTATCAATTCCTATAAGTAGCATGGTATACATATACATTATGTGCAAAACTAAAGGTAAAATAATCTAGTACACAATTAACAATGACAATCCTTGAATTTGCAGATTTTTTTCCACACATTTCTGGAGTATTAGAGTCTATTTTTTCTCTCACAATATTCAGAATTCCACTAATTATTTTATGGGTAATATGTTTAGGAACATTCTGCACACTAAAATTTAAATTTATCAATATAAGACTTTTTAAACACGCTTTATATGTTCTAATTAAGCCATATAACAAAAAAAACAGTAATACTATTTCTAATATCCAAGCATTTACTACAGCAATATCTGGAACTATAGGATTAGGAACAATTTCAGGAGTAATTATAGCAATTTCTACAGGAGGTCCAGGAGCAGTATTGTGGATGATAATAATAGGTATTTTAGGTATGTCAGTAAAATTTGCTGAAGTAACATTAGGATTCAAATATTACTTGTTAGAAAAGAAAAAAAATATAGGAGGACCTTTTCAATATATCAAATGTGGATTAGCTGAATTAGGATTAGTTAAAACAGGAAAAATCATCGCATACATATATGCTGTCATAATGATAATAGCTATGTCTTTTGGAGGAATATCATTTCAATCAAATCAAGCTACTGTATTATTAAGCAACACCTTCCACAAAATAAACAGCAGTACTATTGTTATAACACTAACACTATTAAGTGGATTAGTAATAATGGGAGGAATAACACGTATTGCAAATATTATGACAAAATTATCTCCCATAATGGTTATATTATATATAGTCGTATGTACAGCTGTTATTATTAGTCATTCAGATCAACTACTTTCTACGCTAAGCACAATGCTACACGGTATAATAGAAGGAAATAGTGTTACTGGAGGAGCAATAGGATCTTTTGTTGCAGGGGTTAGAAGATCAGTTTTCGCAAATGAAGCTGGAATTGGTACTTCTCCTATCATACATGCCTCAACAAATGATACTGAACCTGCAAGAGTAGGATGCATTGCAATGCTTGAACCATTTATTGACACTGTACTTGTATCATTTATCACGGGAATAGTTGTTATACTAACTGGATCCTATAGCACTATAAACAGTAGTAATCATGTAATAATAATTAACAATATATTTTCCAACATTTGTCCAATTTGTGAATATATTATACTCCCTTTTATCATATTCTCCTTCGCATTTTCATCAATTATCACATACTCTTATTACTGTGAAATATCTTGGAAACAT contains these protein-coding regions:
- a CDS encoding alanine/glycine:cation symporter family protein, with protein sequence MTILEFADFFPHISGVLESIFSLTIFRIPLIILWVICLGTFCTLKFKFINIRLFKHALYVLIKPYNKKNSNTISNIQAFTTAISGTIGLGTISGVIIAISTGGPGAVLWMIIIGILGMSVKFAEVTLGFKYYLLEKKKNIGGPFQYIKCGLAELGLVKTGKIIAYIYAVIMIIAMSFGGISFQSNQATVLLSNTFHKINSSTIVITLTLLSGLVIMGGITRIANIMTKLSPIMVILYIVVCTAVIISHSDQLLSTLSTMLHGIIEGNSVTGGAIGSFVAGVRRSVFANEAGIGTSPIIHASTNDTEPARVGCIAMLEPFIDTVLVSFITGIVVILTGSYSTINSSNHVIIINNIFSNICPICEYIILPFIIFSFAFSSIITYSYYCEISWKHIFGNSCHVVLCRTLIMCIILISGLSKNIVPISQLGDLLFIFLTIPNGLTIILLSGTINQELKKYLCKN